A single Pseudomonadota bacterium DNA region contains:
- a CDS encoding hydantoinase B/oxoprolinase family protein yields MDTGLSSIHRQIMWNRLLAVVEEQAQTLIRTAFSPIVRECGDLSAGVFDLKGRMLAQAVTGTPGHVNSMAESVKHFIRHFPIETMAEGDIYITNDPWKGTGHLNDFVLTTPAFHRGKLVGLLSSTSHLNDIGGIGFGPDGTDVFMEGIYIPMLKLAERGRINTTLIEMIRANTRLPIESEGDVYSLAACNDIGVKRLVEMMEEFKLPSLDALADHIIDSSRAAVLAEVRRVPRGAYLNSMTIDGYDEPITLTAKLTVAKDGITVDYDGTSPMSRRGINVPIAYTQAYSCFGLACIVAPSVPNNAGSLSAYRVTAPLGSILNAPFPAAVSSRHIVGQMLPDVVFGCLRQAIPDRVPSEGTSCLWNMTFRGPVAGANDSKYGFAITVTSNGGTGARPTKDGLSATAYPSGVRGTPIEIVEASTPLLFWRKELRPDSGGAGRTRGGHGQVMEIAHKDGLEFELLAAFDRIDHPPRGRDGGSNGRAGAVSLASGAKLKGKGTQTVPAGDRLLITTPGGAGLGDPRQRAKDLVAADRRDGLVSKKAATNDYGQAAAADD; encoded by the coding sequence ATGGACACAGGCCTCTCCAGCATTCATCGGCAGATCATGTGGAACCGGCTCTTGGCCGTGGTCGAGGAGCAGGCGCAGACGCTGATCCGCACCGCCTTCAGCCCGATCGTGCGCGAGTGCGGCGATCTGTCGGCCGGCGTGTTCGACCTCAAGGGCCGCATGCTGGCGCAAGCGGTGACCGGCACCCCCGGCCATGTCAATTCCATGGCGGAGTCGGTCAAGCATTTCATCCGCCATTTCCCCATCGAGACCATGGCGGAAGGCGACATCTACATCACCAATGATCCGTGGAAGGGCACGGGGCATCTCAACGATTTCGTGCTGACCACGCCCGCCTTCCATCGCGGCAAGCTCGTCGGTTTGCTCTCCTCCACCAGCCATCTCAACGACATCGGCGGCATCGGCTTCGGGCCGGACGGCACCGATGTGTTCATGGAGGGGATCTACATCCCGATGCTGAAGCTGGCCGAGCGCGGCCGCATCAACACGACCCTCATCGAGATGATCCGGGCCAACACCAGGCTGCCGATCGAAAGCGAGGGCGACGTCTATTCGCTCGCCGCCTGCAACGACATCGGCGTCAAGCGGCTGGTCGAGATGATGGAGGAGTTCAAGCTCCCCTCCTTGGACGCGCTCGCCGACCACATCATCGACAGCAGCCGGGCAGCGGTGCTGGCGGAAGTAAGGCGCGTGCCCCGGGGCGCCTATCTGAATTCGATGACCATTGACGGCTATGACGAGCCGATCACCTTGACCGCCAAGCTCACGGTGGCCAAAGACGGCATTACCGTCGACTATGACGGCACCAGCCCGATGTCGAGGCGCGGCATCAACGTGCCGATCGCCTACACCCAGGCCTATAGCTGCTTCGGCTTGGCCTGCATCGTCGCCCCCAGCGTGCCCAACAATGCCGGCTCGCTCAGCGCCTATCGGGTGACCGCACCCTTGGGCTCGATCCTGAACGCGCCCTTCCCCGCCGCGGTCTCCAGCCGCCACATCGTCGGTCAGATGTTGCCGGACGTGGTGTTCGGCTGCCTGCGCCAGGCCATTCCCGATCGGGTGCCGAGCGAGGGCACGTCCTGCCTCTGGAACATGACCTTCCGCGGGCCGGTGGCCGGCGCCAACGACAGCAAATACGGCTTCGCCATCACCGTCACCTCGAATGGCGGCACCGGAGCGCGGCCGACCAAGGACGGCCTTTCTGCCACCGCCTATCCCAGCGGCGTGCGCGGCACGCCCATCGAGATCGTCGAGGCTTCGACCCCGCTCCTGTTCTGGCGGAAGGAGCTCCGGCCGGATTCCGGCGGCGCCGGCCGTACCCGCGGCGGCCACGGCCAGGTGATGGAGATCGCCCACAAGGACGGGCTCGAATTCGAGCTCTTGGCCGCCTTCGACCGCATCGATCATCCCCCCCGGGGCCGCGACGGCGGCAGCAATGGCCGCGCGGGAGCCGTCAGCCTCGCCTCGGGCGCCAAGCTCAAGGGCAAGGGCACGCAGACCGTTCCCGCCGGCGACCGGCTCCTCATCACCACGCCCGGCGGCGCCGGCCTCGGCGATCCGAGACAGCGCGCCAAGGATCTCGTCGCCGCCGATCGCCGCGACGGTCTCGTCTCGAAGAAAGCCGCCACCAACGATTACGGACAAGCGGCGGCCGCGGACGACTGA
- a CDS encoding hydantoinase/oxoprolinase family protein, whose protein sequence is MTTARLAVDIGGTFTDVVLDTGERRLTTKLLTTSAAPERAVLAGIDAVLADAGLAAAGVATLIHGTTLATNAIIERKGALTALIATDGFRDVLDIAYESRYDQYDVFIDKPVPLVPRHLRMTVAERVDVTGSVLKPLDEAAVEALIPRLVELQVQSVAVALIHSYANSRHEERIRDILAKSLPRLSVSISAEVCPEVREYERTSTTAANAYVRPMMAGYLTRLGRELTARGLVAPVYLMTSGGGLTTLETAVRFPIRLVESGPAGGAILACHVAAECGDDKVVSFDMGGTTAKICLIENGKPFTSRSFEVDRAARFLKGSGLPLRIPVIEMVEIGAGGGSIARVDAMGRIVVGPDSAGSEPGPACYARGGVHPTVTDADLELGRIDAADFAGGKLPLAQNRAAEALERDVGARLKLTTELAAYGVGEIVDENMANAARVHAVERGKVISDHTLIAFGGAAPLHATRLAEKLGIARVVVPTNAGVGSAVGFLKAPIAYEVVRSRYMRVAQFDPAIANKLLRAMQQEALAVVRAGSGDLKLTETRQAYMRYVGQGHEIVVPLPARDLREADRLLLQESFDREYSSLFARTIPNAETEVLSWAVTVATEATVPRRVAKPNKAEAPKPSGERAVFDADQGRMIRIPVYRRDRLRPGMRLDGPAIIAEDETTTVVSAKFEATIDRSLYIILERRQRAS, encoded by the coding sequence ATGACCACGGCGAGACTGGCGGTGGATATCGGCGGCACCTTCACCGACGTGGTGCTGGATACCGGCGAGCGCCGCTTGACCACCAAGCTCTTGACCACGTCCGCCGCACCGGAACGTGCGGTGCTGGCCGGGATCGATGCCGTGCTCGCCGATGCCGGACTCGCCGCGGCGGGGGTGGCGACGTTGATCCACGGCACCACGCTCGCCACCAACGCCATCATCGAGCGCAAGGGTGCCTTGACGGCGCTCATCGCCACCGATGGTTTCCGCGACGTCCTCGATATCGCCTATGAGAGCCGCTACGACCAGTACGACGTCTTCATCGACAAGCCGGTGCCGCTGGTGCCGCGCCATCTGCGCATGACCGTGGCCGAGCGGGTCGACGTCACCGGTTCGGTGCTAAAGCCCCTCGACGAGGCCGCGGTCGAGGCGCTGATCCCGCGCCTGGTCGAGCTCCAAGTCCAGAGCGTCGCCGTGGCCTTGATCCACAGCTATGCCAATTCTCGGCACGAGGAGCGGATTCGCGACATTCTGGCGAAATCCCTGCCCCGCCTCTCCGTCAGCATCTCGGCCGAGGTCTGCCCCGAGGTGCGCGAGTACGAGCGGACCTCCACCACCGCCGCCAACGCCTATGTGCGCCCGATGATGGCTGGATATCTCACCAGGCTCGGCCGGGAGCTGACGGCGCGCGGGCTGGTGGCGCCCGTCTATCTCATGACTTCAGGCGGCGGCCTTACCACCTTGGAGACGGCGGTGCGCTTTCCGATCCGGCTGGTGGAATCGGGCCCGGCCGGCGGCGCCATCCTCGCCTGCCATGTGGCGGCCGAATGCGGCGACGACAAGGTCGTCTCCTTCGACATGGGCGGCACCACCGCCAAGATCTGCCTCATCGAGAACGGCAAGCCCTTCACCTCGCGCAGCTTCGAGGTCGACCGCGCCGCGCGCTTCCTCAAGGGGAGCGGCCTGCCGTTGCGCATCCCGGTCATTGAAATGGTGGAGATCGGCGCCGGCGGCGGCTCGATCGCGCGGGTGGATGCCATGGGGCGGATCGTCGTCGGCCCCGACAGCGCCGGCTCGGAGCCCGGTCCCGCCTGCTATGCCAGGGGCGGCGTGCATCCGACCGTGACCGATGCCGATCTTGAACTGGGCCGCATCGATGCCGCCGACTTCGCCGGCGGCAAGCTGCCGCTCGCCCAGAACCGCGCCGCCGAGGCACTCGAGCGCGACGTCGGCGCCAGGCTCAAGCTCACCACCGAGCTTGCCGCCTATGGCGTGGGCGAGATCGTGGACGAGAACATGGCCAATGCGGCGCGCGTGCATGCGGTCGAGCGCGGCAAAGTCATCTCCGACCACACCCTCATCGCCTTCGGCGGTGCGGCACCCTTGCATGCAACGCGGCTTGCCGAGAAGCTCGGCATCGCCCGCGTGGTGGTGCCGACCAACGCCGGCGTCGGCTCTGCCGTCGGCTTCCTCAAGGCGCCGATCGCCTACGAGGTCGTGCGCAGCCGCTACATGCGGGTGGCGCAATTCGATCCGGCCATCGCCAACAAGCTGCTCCGCGCCATGCAACAGGAAGCGCTCGCGGTGGTGCGCGCCGGCTCGGGCGACCTCAAGCTCACGGAAACCAGGCAGGCTTATATGCGCTATGTCGGCCAAGGCCACGAGATCGTGGTGCCGCTGCCCGCCCGGGATTTGCGCGAGGCCGACCGCCTTCTGCTGCAGGAGAGCTTCGATCGCGAATACAGCAGCCTCTTCGCCCGCACCATTCCCAATGCCGAGACCGAAGTCTTGAGCTGGGCGGTGACCGTGGCGACCGAGGCGACGGTGCCCAGGCGCGTCGCCAAGCCGAATAAGGCCGAAGCGCCGAAGCCATCGGGGGAACGCGCCGTGTTCGACGCCGATCAGGGGCGGATGATCCGCATTCCGGTCTACCGCCGGGATAGGCTCCGCCCGGGCATGCGCCTCGACGGCCCGGCGATCATCGCCGAGGACGAGACCACGACGGTGGTATCGGCCAAATTCGAGGCGACGATCGACCGCTCCCTCTATATCATCCTCGAGCGGCGGCAAAGGGCGAGCTGA
- a CDS encoding NAD-dependent epimerase/dehydratase family protein — translation MRILVFGGTRFVGRHLVETAVARGHKLTLFNRGLENPGLFKSLEQRHGDRTDDLKRLDDGAWDAVLDVSGYFPRVVRASATYLKDRVPYYGFISTVSVYADRRPEMVTEAHEVGTIADPTVEERNTPAYGPLKALCEDAVREVYPKKALIIRPGLVCGPYDPTNRFTYWTRRIAEGGHVLAPEPKDRPVQFIDARDLARFTLSMMERHETGTYNATGPDRPLSMAEFLEACRVATGGTPNLTWVSEEFLVASGVVPYTEMPVWLPNHAGHPSVSRVSIDKGLSKGLEIRKLAETIRDTLAWELAEPDPGRGKALTRGREAELLREWKAKQAH, via the coding sequence ATGCGCATTCTGGTCTTCGGCGGCACGCGCTTCGTCGGCCGCCACCTGGTCGAGACTGCGGTCGCGCGCGGCCACAAGCTCACCCTGTTCAATCGCGGGCTGGAGAATCCCGGCCTGTTCAAATCCCTGGAGCAGCGCCATGGCGATCGAACCGACGATCTGAAGCGGCTCGATGACGGCGCCTGGGATGCGGTCTTGGATGTGAGCGGCTATTTCCCGCGGGTGGTCCGCGCGTCCGCCACCTATCTCAAGGACCGCGTGCCCTATTACGGCTTCATCTCGACGGTTTCGGTCTATGCCGACCGGCGGCCGGAGATGGTGACCGAGGCGCACGAGGTCGGCACCATCGCCGATCCCACCGTCGAGGAGCGCAACACGCCGGCTTACGGTCCCTTGAAGGCGCTCTGCGAGGACGCGGTGCGCGAGGTCTATCCCAAGAAGGCACTCATCATCCGGCCCGGTCTCGTCTGCGGGCCCTACGATCCCACCAACCGCTTCACCTATTGGACGCGTCGCATCGCCGAGGGCGGCCACGTGCTGGCGCCGGAGCCCAAGGACCGGCCGGTGCAGTTCATCGATGCGCGCGACCTCGCCCGCTTCACCCTCTCGATGATGGAGCGCCACGAGACCGGCACCTACAACGCGACCGGCCCGGACCGGCCTTTGTCCATGGCCGAGTTCCTGGAAGCCTGCCGGGTTGCGACCGGCGGCACGCCGAATCTCACCTGGGTTTCGGAAGAGTTCCTGGTCGCCTCCGGCGTCGTTCCCTACACCGAGATGCCGGTGTGGCTGCCGAACCATGCCGGACACCCCAGCGTGTCCAGGGTCAGCATCGACAAGGGCCTATCCAAGGGGCTCGAGATCCGGAAGCTGGCGGAGACCATCCGCGACACGCTCGCCTGGGAGCTGGCCGAGCCCGACCCTGGCCGCGGCAAAGCGCTCACCCGTGGGCGCGAGGCGGAGCTGCTGCGGGAGTGGAAAGCGAAGCAGGCGCATTGA
- a CDS encoding penicillin acylase family protein → MSKKAVSRVVPGLEHEVEIIVDRWGIPHIFARSTHDAFFAQGWNAARDRLWQIDLWRRRGLGELAEVFGPAYVEKDRAARLLLYRGDMDKERASYGGDARAVTTAFVAGINAYVLWLRDNTRHLPMEFKRLGHRPALWRPEDVVSIRSHGRVRNLEHEVLRTGVATRFGLEVDALRKGLEPEWKTKVPDGLELAEIPPGVMATYRLGTEPATFSADRLAASGGGDGDGSNNWALAPGHTTTGRPILASDPHRVHDMPSLRYISHLSAPGLDVIGAAEPAVPGVSLGHNGSIAFGLTIFPVDQEDLYVYELDPTDPLRYRYAEDWERFRVTTERLEVRGSRPVTVELLFSRHGPILHVDRARNRAYGLKSVWLEPGTAPYYASLDYIGARDWRRFEAAAARWGSPSVNLVYADVAGGIGWITAGFVPVRPNWDGLMPVPGDGRYEWRGFMPAQHHPREHNPKRGWVGSANQMNLPKSFDHAAHKPGFEWSDRSRFQRLSEGLESRRQHSIEAVKALQTDFTSMHGRRVTALLGGLASDDPKIRTALDLLLGWDHGLAASSAAAALFEVWFAKHLAPAVIKLAAPAGALEHFGVLDPSVVVKLLEHPGNRFDRSTRDRVLIESLASAIAELEKRLGRKPEQWQWGKLHHGFFEHPLSGHLGDPSLNVGPGPKGGNAYTVNNNGYRPEDFRVISGVSWRMVVDVGNWDNSWTINTPGQSGDPKSPHYRDLFEAWTREEYVPLLYTRPAIEKAAVLRINLSPG, encoded by the coding sequence TTGTCCAAGAAAGCCGTGAGCCGCGTCGTGCCGGGCCTCGAGCACGAGGTCGAGATCATCGTCGACCGTTGGGGCATTCCTCATATCTTCGCCCGCTCCACCCATGATGCCTTCTTCGCCCAGGGTTGGAATGCCGCCAGGGACCGGCTCTGGCAGATCGATCTCTGGCGCCGGCGCGGCCTGGGCGAGCTGGCAGAGGTCTTCGGGCCCGCTTATGTGGAGAAGGACCGTGCCGCCCGCCTGCTGCTCTATCGCGGCGACATGGACAAGGAACGGGCGAGCTATGGCGGCGATGCCCGTGCCGTCACCACCGCCTTCGTCGCCGGCATCAATGCCTATGTGCTCTGGCTCCGCGACAACACCCGGCATTTGCCGATGGAGTTCAAGCGCCTGGGTCATCGCCCGGCCTTGTGGCGGCCCGAGGATGTCGTCAGCATCCGCAGCCATGGGCGCGTGCGCAACCTCGAGCACGAGGTGCTGCGCACCGGTGTCGCGACGCGCTTCGGCCTCGAGGTCGACGCCTTGCGCAAGGGCCTCGAGCCGGAGTGGAAGACCAAGGTGCCCGACGGCCTGGAGCTCGCCGAGATTCCGCCCGGCGTGATGGCCACATATCGCCTCGGCACCGAGCCGGCGACGTTCTCCGCCGATCGGCTCGCCGCGTCCGGCGGCGGCGACGGTGACGGCAGCAACAACTGGGCCTTGGCGCCGGGGCACACCACCACCGGCCGTCCCATCCTGGCGAGCGACCCGCACCGGGTGCACGACATGCCGTCGCTCCGCTACATCTCGCACCTGTCGGCGCCCGGGCTCGACGTCATCGGCGCCGCCGAGCCGGCGGTGCCCGGCGTCTCCCTCGGCCATAACGGCAGCATCGCCTTCGGTCTCACCATCTTCCCGGTCGACCAGGAAGACCTCTATGTCTACGAGCTCGATCCCACCGATCCCTTACGCTACCGCTACGCCGAGGACTGGGAGCGGTTCCGGGTCACGACCGAGCGCCTGGAGGTGCGTGGGTCTAGGCCGGTCACGGTCGAGCTCCTGTTCAGCCGCCACGGCCCGATCCTCCACGTCGATCGTGCCCGCAACCGCGCCTATGGCTTGAAGTCGGTCTGGCTGGAGCCGGGGACGGCTCCCTACTACGCCAGCCTCGACTATATCGGCGCCAGGGATTGGCGCCGCTTCGAAGCGGCAGCCGCGCGGTGGGGCAGCCCGTCGGTCAATCTGGTCTATGCCGACGTCGCCGGCGGCATCGGCTGGATCACCGCCGGCTTCGTGCCGGTCAGGCCGAATTGGGACGGGCTCATGCCGGTGCCGGGCGACGGACGCTATGAATGGCGTGGCTTCATGCCGGCCCAGCACCACCCGCGCGAGCACAATCCGAAGCGCGGCTGGGTCGGCTCCGCCAACCAGATGAATCTCCCCAAGAGCTTCGATCACGCCGCCCACAAGCCGGGCTTCGAATGGTCCGACCGCTCGCGCTTTCAGCGTCTCTCCGAAGGCCTCGAAAGCCGGCGCCAGCACTCGATCGAGGCGGTGAAGGCGCTGCAGACGGATTTCACCTCGATGCATGGACGCCGCGTGACGGCGCTGCTCGGGGGACTCGCCAGCGACGATCCGAAGATCCGGACGGCACTCGACCTGCTGCTTGGCTGGGACCATGGGCTGGCGGCGAGCTCCGCCGCGGCGGCCTTGTTCGAGGTCTGGTTCGCCAAGCACCTGGCACCAGCCGTCATCAAGCTGGCGGCACCCGCGGGGGCTCTCGAGCATTTCGGCGTGCTCGATCCTTCCGTAGTCGTGAAGCTCCTGGAGCATCCGGGAAACCGCTTCGATCGCAGCACCCGCGACCGCGTTCTCATCGAGAGCTTGGCTTCGGCGATCGCCGAGCTCGAGAAGCGCCTCGGCCGCAAGCCTGAGCAGTGGCAATGGGGCAAGCTGCATCACGGCTTCTTCGAGCACCCGCTTTCCGGCCACTTGGGCGATCCCTCGCTCAATGTCGGTCCCGGCCCGAAGGGCGGCAACGCTTACACGGTCAACAACAACGGCTACCGGCCCGAGGACTTCCGGGTGATCAGCGGGGTGTCCTGGCGCATGGTAGTCGATGTCGGCAATTGGGACAATTCCTGGACCATCAACACGCCTGGGCAATCGGGAGACCCGAAGAGCCCGCACTACCGCGACCTGTTCGAGGCCTGGACGCGCGAGGAGTATGTGCCGCTGCTCTACACTCGGCCCGCGATCGAGAAGGCGGCGGTGCTGCGCATTAACCTCTCGCCCGGGTGA